The proteins below come from a single Osmerus mordax isolate fOsmMor3 chromosome 3, fOsmMor3.pri, whole genome shotgun sequence genomic window:
- the LOC136940296 gene encoding keratin, type I cytoskeletal 13-like isoform X1 — translation MTTLYRHGSVGLASGASMGGYASYRSGGRLGLSSQRAGSVYGGAGGQGVRISSAGSSSGTRRISMSGGFGAGGGGGGGSGMSFGAGGGGGGGGGGMSFGAGGGGGGMRFRAFSLDAGAGGDGGFNSANEQQTMQNLNSRLSQYLEKVRTLEEANTKLELQIKEWGLGHITIHTRDLSTHQGTIDDIRTQILTATAAVTELALQVDNTRVAADDFRSKFEYELGSRQSVEADISGLKRMMGDLSLVKSDLEMQLEGLKDDLAYLKEHRDEEMLSLQSQMSGQIQVEVDAAPAADLTHVIAEVREQYEALVGKNRRDAEAWFQTKAEEVQQKVSTSTEVLQTSSVELKSGQSSARDLELEMQSLYSMKSSLEANLGEMEARYGAVLMGLQASVTSLESQLTQIRADTERSSQEYRALLDIKTRLEMEIAEYHRLLEDDTVYAVKSSAVDIETSGIGSSSSHVNIMTKVVTVVEELVDGEVVSCTS, via the exons ATGACCACCCTCTACAGACACGGGTCTGTGGGCCTGGCCTCGGGAGCTTCCATGGGGGGCTACGCCTCCTACCGCTCTGGGGGACGACTGGGCCTTTCCTCCCAGAGGGCTGGCAGTGTGTACGGAGGGGCCGGGGGCCAAGGTGTCCGTATATCCTCCGCTGGCTCTTCTTCAGGAACCAGACGCATCTCCATGAGTGGGGGCTTcggtgctggaggtggaggaggtggaggaagtggtATGAGCTTtggtgctggaggaggtggaggaggtggaggaggtggtatGAGCTTtggtgctggaggtggaggaggtggtatGAGGTTCCGTGCCTTCTCATTGGACGCTGGGGCCGGGGGAGACGGAGGCTTCAACAGTGCCAATGAGCAGCAGACCATGCAGAACCTGAACAGCCGTCTGTCCCAGTACCTGGAGAAGGTCCGCACCCTGGAGGAGGCCAACACCAAGCTGGAGCTCCAGATCAAGGAGTGGGGTCTCGGCCACATCACCATCCACACCCGAGACCTTAGCACACACCAGGGTACCATCGATGACATCCGCACCCAG ATCCTGACTGCCACCGCAGCAGTGACAGAGTTGGCTCTGcaggtggacaacaccagggtggcAGCGGATGACTTCCGAAGCAA GTTTGAGTATGAGCTGGGCTCGCGCCAGTCAGTGGAGGCCGACATCAGTGGGCTGAAGAGGATGATGGGGGACCTGTCCTTGGTGAAGAGTGACCTGGAGATGCAGCTGGAGGGCCTGAAGGACGACCTGGCCTATCTTAAGGAGCACCGTGACGAG GAGATGCTGTCGCTCCAGAGCCAAATGAGCGGTCAGATCCAGGTGGAGGTGGACGCGGCGCCGGCCGCCGACCTGACCCATGTCATCGCTGAGGTCAGAGAGCAGTACGAGGCCTTGGTGGGCAAGAACCGCCGAGATGCCGAGGCCTGGTTCCAGACCAAG GCAGAAGAGGTGCAGCAGAAAGTAAGTACCAGCACAGAGGTCCTGCAGACCAGCAGTGTGGAGCTGAAGTCTGGCCAGAGCTCTGCCAGAGATCTGGAGCTGGAGATGCAGTCCCTCTACTCCATG AAGAGTTCTCTGGAGGCCAAcctgggggagatggaggccCGCTATGGAGCTGTGCTGATGGGGCTGCAGGCATCTGTCACCAGCCTGGAGAGCCAGCTGACCCAGATCCGGGCCGACACGGAGCGCAGCAGCCAGGAGTACCGTGCCCTGCTGGACATCAAGAccaggctggagatggagatcGCAGAGTACCACAGACTGCTGGAGGATGACACCGT GTATGCGGTCAAAAGCTCTGCGGTCGACATTGAAACCTCAG GGATTGGCTCCAGTTCCAGTCATGTGAACATCATGACCAAGGTGGTGACCGTAGTGGAGGAGCTGGTTGATGGTGAGGTGGTAAGCTGCACCTCCTGA
- the LOC136940296 gene encoding keratin, type I cytoskeletal 13-like isoform X2: protein MTTLYRHGSVGLASGASMGGYASYRSGGRLGLSSQRAGSVYGGAGGQGVRISSAGSSSGTRRISMSGGFGAGGGGGGMRFRAFSLDAGAGGDGGFNSANEQQTMQNLNSRLSQYLEKVRTLEEANTKLELQIKEWGLGHITIHTRDLSTHQGTIDDIRTQILTATAAVTELALQVDNTRVAADDFRSKFEYELGSRQSVEADISGLKRMMGDLSLVKSDLEMQLEGLKDDLAYLKEHRDEEMLSLQSQMSGQIQVEVDAAPAADLTHVIAEVREQYEALVGKNRRDAEAWFQTKAEEVQQKVSTSTEVLQTSSVELKSGQSSARDLELEMQSLYSMKSSLEANLGEMEARYGAVLMGLQASVTSLESQLTQIRADTERSSQEYRALLDIKTRLEMEIAEYHRLLEDDTVYAVKSSAVDIETSGIGSSSSHVNIMTKVVTVVEELVDGEVVSCTS, encoded by the exons ATGACCACCCTCTACAGACACGGGTCTGTGGGCCTGGCCTCGGGAGCTTCCATGGGGGGCTACGCCTCCTACCGCTCTGGGGGACGACTGGGCCTTTCCTCCCAGAGGGCTGGCAGTGTGTACGGAGGGGCCGGGGGCCAAGGTGTCCGTATATCCTCCGCTGGCTCTTCTTCAGGAACCAGACGCATCTCCATGAGTGGGGGCTTcggtgctggag gtggaggaggtggtatGAGGTTCCGTGCCTTCTCATTGGACGCTGGGGCCGGGGGAGACGGAGGCTTCAACAGTGCCAATGAGCAGCAGACCATGCAGAACCTGAACAGCCGTCTGTCCCAGTACCTGGAGAAGGTCCGCACCCTGGAGGAGGCCAACACCAAGCTGGAGCTCCAGATCAAGGAGTGGGGTCTCGGCCACATCACCATCCACACCCGAGACCTTAGCACACACCAGGGTACCATCGATGACATCCGCACCCAG ATCCTGACTGCCACCGCAGCAGTGACAGAGTTGGCTCTGcaggtggacaacaccagggtggcAGCGGATGACTTCCGAAGCAA GTTTGAGTATGAGCTGGGCTCGCGCCAGTCAGTGGAGGCCGACATCAGTGGGCTGAAGAGGATGATGGGGGACCTGTCCTTGGTGAAGAGTGACCTGGAGATGCAGCTGGAGGGCCTGAAGGACGACCTGGCCTATCTTAAGGAGCACCGTGACGAG GAGATGCTGTCGCTCCAGAGCCAAATGAGCGGTCAGATCCAGGTGGAGGTGGACGCGGCGCCGGCCGCCGACCTGACCCATGTCATCGCTGAGGTCAGAGAGCAGTACGAGGCCTTGGTGGGCAAGAACCGCCGAGATGCCGAGGCCTGGTTCCAGACCAAG GCAGAAGAGGTGCAGCAGAAAGTAAGTACCAGCACAGAGGTCCTGCAGACCAGCAGTGTGGAGCTGAAGTCTGGCCAGAGCTCTGCCAGAGATCTGGAGCTGGAGATGCAGTCCCTCTACTCCATG AAGAGTTCTCTGGAGGCCAAcctgggggagatggaggccCGCTATGGAGCTGTGCTGATGGGGCTGCAGGCATCTGTCACCAGCCTGGAGAGCCAGCTGACCCAGATCCGGGCCGACACGGAGCGCAGCAGCCAGGAGTACCGTGCCCTGCTGGACATCAAGAccaggctggagatggagatcGCAGAGTACCACAGACTGCTGGAGGATGACACCGT GTATGCGGTCAAAAGCTCTGCGGTCGACATTGAAACCTCAG GGATTGGCTCCAGTTCCAGTCATGTGAACATCATGACCAAGGTGGTGACCGTAGTGGAGGAGCTGGTTGATGGTGAGGTGGTAAGCTGCACCTCCTGA
- the LOC136940551 gene encoding LOW QUALITY PROTEIN: uncharacterized protein (The sequence of the model RefSeq protein was modified relative to this genomic sequence to represent the inferred CDS: inserted 2 bases in 1 codon) produces the protein MTPWKNESAEAVATNVNSRRSVTMEITNLTNNYCLINPKVFLESGDTYSPPQPXMRPLKSEVCTFSKSSATATGSVGVLTYDLLERSRNDCMGTVAIMFSVPWDYNMYKSWLAVGIFDKGRDCDETLYKEMYYSHLADALIQSDLQ, from the exons ATGACGCCT TGGAAAAATGAGTCCGCAGAGGCCGTGGCAACTAACGTAAACAGCAGGAGGAGCGTCACCATGGAGATCACCAACCTCACCAACAACTACTGTCTAATCAACCCCAA GGTATTCCTTGAGAGTGGGGACACCTACAGCCCCCCTCAGCC AATGCGCCCCCTCAAGAGTGAGGTCTGCACTTTCAGTAAATCCAGCGCCACGGCAACAGGCAGTGTTGGTGTTCTGACCTATGACCTTTTAGAGAGGTCACGTAACGACTGCATGGGGACCGTAGCCATCATGTTCTCTGTGCCCTGGGACTACAACATGTACAAGAGTTGGTTGGCCGTGGGCATCTTTGACAAGGGTCGTGACTGTGACGAGACTCTTTACAAAGAGATGTActacagtcatttagcagacgctcttatccagagcgacttacagtaa